The segment ACGACCCCGCCGGCGCCGCCCGCCCCCGCTGTGGGTTCGGTGCAGTTCACCCGGATCCAGTTCAACGCTCCGGGCAAGGACACGAAGAAGAACAAGAGCCTCAACGGCGAGTACTTCCGGATCACCAACAAGACCAAGAAGACGATCAACCTGAAGGGCTGGACGGTCCGGGACGCCGCCGGGAACCTCTACCGGTTCACCACGACGCTGAACCTGCGTGCCGCCAACAGCGTCATCGTCCGTACCGGTAAGGGCACCAGCTCGAGCAGCCTCCGTTACTGGGGTCGGACCAGCCACGTCTGGAACAACGGTGGCGACACCGCCTACCTGCGCACCGGCGCCGGCAAGACGATCGACACCTGCCGGTGGACCAAGCCGGGCAAGGGCTACACCGTCTGCTGATCACCTGCAATCCCTCAGAACTGCCCTCCGGGACCGGTCCCGGAGGGCAGTCTGTTTTTGCAGCCGGCAGCGACCCGTTCTGCCGGGCCATGACGGAGGACCACCAGATGATGCGACCGAAAACCGTCCTCGGTGTGAGCACCGCGGCGGGCGTGCTCGTCGCTGCCTCGGGACTGCTGTTCGCGAATCCGGTTACCGCAGCCACCACACCGACGTTCAACGTGCCGCCGATCGGCGTCGGCTACGGCGACATTCTGCTGACCGGCACTGCCGCACCGAACGTCGACGTCACGCTGCACGAGCGGGCCTACATCTTCGGCAGGGACGTGGTGGATCCGGCCGGGCTGGAGGCCGCCGAGCAGTGGTTCCCGGACAAGCCCACCACCGTACGGTCGGGTAGCAACGGCAACTGGACGATCACCCGGACCATGGACTCCGGTTTCGTCTTCTCGGTCGAGGCGGAAGGGTTGTACTCCCGCATCGTCAAGGCCCCGCTGCGGGTGTCCACCTCCGAGTTCACCGCGACTCCGGGCGGCACCGGCACCGTGAACTTCGTCGTGGAGGCATCCCCGGCCCAACCGGGCATCCCGGTGAGCATCCAGCGGTATACCGGCAGCGGCTGGACTGAGGTCGCGAACGGTTTCACCGAGTCGAGCGCTGACAACTCGGCCGAGGTAGTCACCTCGGCCAGCGGGCAGCCTGCGGGCACCCACTACTACCGGGCATTCCTGTCGGAGGGGAGCACGGGCTACGCCTCGGCGGACAACCTGCTGTTAGCCAACTACTCGGCGAATGTGGCGGCCGCGGTGGCCGGCTCGTCGCCGGCCGGCGGCCCGGTCCCGCCGGCCAACATCGCACCAGCCGTGCCGGCAGGCGCGACCAGCGGCCCGGTGACGACCACGCCACCGACCACGCCACCGACCACCAAGCCGCCCACTCCGGCCACTCCCGGTGCGGGGTCGGTGCTGTTCACCCGGGTCCTCTACAACGCACCGGGCACTGACACGACAAAGAACCTCAACCGCGAGTACTTCAAGCTGACCAGCAAGTTCAAGCAGACGATCAACCTGAAGGGCTGGACCGTTCGGGACGCCGCCGGGAACCTCTACCGGTTCACCAGCACCTACCAACTGGGCGCCGGCAAGTACGTCATCGTGCGCAGCGGCAAGGGCAGCAACACCAGCACCACCCGGTACTGGGGCCGGACCAAACACGTCTGGAACAACGGTGGCGACACCGCTTACCTGCGCACCGGCGCCGGCAAGACGATCGACACGTGCAAGTGGACCAAGCCCGGCAAGGGCTACACCGACTGCTGAACCAGTCAGCCCTCCGGGACCCGCTCCCGGAGGGCTGACTGCCGTTCGCGCAGGTCAGCGGCGACCCGCCGGTGGACGTGCCGGACGAAGACGCGCAGGTCTGCGCAGTACACCGAGGGCGCCAGGAAGCCGGTGCCGCGCCGGTAGCGGTGGGCGTAGTGGCCGCCCCCGCAATACGCGACCGCGGGACAGCTCAGGCACTCCTGCGACAGCGCCGCCCGGCCGATCTGCCGGGCCACGATCCCGGGATCCCGCAGCGCCGCGTCCAGGTCGTCGTGGAACACGTCGAGGCCGGTAGCGCAGGCCCCCGCGTACGCGCTCTTCAAAGCGTCCACCTGCTCGATCGCACCGTCGGACTCGACCACCACCACGCCCGAAGGGCTCAGCCCCAGCTGTTCGCCACGTGCACTTCCACCGAGAACGAGCGCGACGGCGTCATCGAAGAGCCGGATCCGCGGCGGTTCCGGCTCCCGGTACCACCGATCAAAGATCGCAAAGAGCCAGTCCGCGTACGGCGTACGCCGCCCCGCGGGTCGCCATGGCGGGTTGTCCCAGTTCGCGTGCGGCAACAGCAGGTCGATCGCCGGCGGCCGGAACGCGATCAGCTGCTCGTAACAGCCGATCGGATCGGTGTCCACCGCAACGGTGCAGAGCACCCCCGCGTACGCCGCCCGGTTCT is part of the Actinoplanes sp. NBC_00393 genome and harbors:
- a CDS encoding lamin tail domain-containing protein, which encodes MMRPKTVLGVSTAAGVLVAASGLLFANPVTAATTPTFNVPPIGVGYGDILLTGTAAPNVDVTLHERAYIFGRDVVDPAGLEAAEQWFPDKPTTVRSGSNGNWTITRTMDSGFVFSVEAEGLYSRIVKAPLRVSTSEFTATPGGTGTVNFVVEASPAQPGIPVSIQRYTGSGWTEVANGFTESSADNSAEVVTSASGQPAGTHYYRAFLSEGSTGYASADNLLLANYSANVAAAVAGSSPAGGPVPPANIAPAVPAGATSGPVTTTPPTTPPTTKPPTPATPGAGSVLFTRVLYNAPGTDTTKNLNREYFKLTSKFKQTINLKGWTVRDAAGNLYRFTSTYQLGAGKYVIVRSGKGSNTSTTRYWGRTKHVWNNGGDTAYLRTGAGKTIDTCKWTKPGKGYTDC
- a CDS encoding FxsB family cyclophane-forming radical SAM/SPASM peptide maturase; this encodes MAGREAVRERHVRAAPWPYAGLDLAGGVGVPFRELVLKVHQRCNLACDYCYVYEHADQSWRERPRVMSDTVRDAALGRFAEHARRHGLEKVRILLHGGEPLLYGRERIARLAEAARAAFPDGCDVELGMQTNGVLVDAPMVALLVEHGIRVGVSVDGRAADHDRHRRTADGRGSFAAVARGLELLGRAENRAAYAGVLCTVAVDTDPIGCYEQLIAFRPPAIDLLLPHANWDNPPWRPAGRRTPYADWLFAIFDRWYREPEPPRIRLFDDAVALVLGGSARGEQLGLSPSGVVVVESDGAIEQVDALKSAYAGACATGLDVFHDDLDAALRDPGIVARQIGRAALSQECLSCPAVAYCGGGHYAHRYRRGTGFLAPSVYCADLRVFVRHVHRRVAADLRERQSALRERVPEG